One stretch of Thiobacter sp. AK1 DNA includes these proteins:
- a CDS encoding SelT/SelW/SelH family protein, whose amino-acid sequence MPTPRVEIRYCPKCRWLLRAAWLAQELLTTFEGALGEVALVPAGNGLFQVWLDGELIFSRAEAGRFPEAKELKQLVRDRIAPDKDLGHSDRN is encoded by the coding sequence ATGCCCACACCCCGCGTCGAAATCCGCTACTGCCCGAAATGCCGCTGGCTGCTACGGGCTGCTTGGCTAGCCCAGGAATTGCTCACCACGTTCGAGGGCGCGCTGGGAGAAGTCGCGCTCGTGCCTGCCGGGAATGGCTTATTCCAGGTGTGGCTGGATGGGGAGCTCATCTTTTCCCGCGCCGAGGCGGGGCGCTTTCCCGAGGCCAAGGAGCTCAAGCAGTTGGTGCGCGATCGCATTGCCCCGGACAAGGATCTGGGCCATAGCGACCGCAACTGA